The segment AAAGTTTGACGGTTTACTCGCCGAGGCGGTCACCAGCGGCAAGAAGGTTGCACTGCTGTGGCCACAGACTTACATGAATGCGAGCGGCCAGAGTGTCCGGCGAGCTGTCGACTTTTACAAGATCGACGCCGAAGACGTACTGGTGGTTTGCGACGATTTGAATCTAGCGAGCGGAAAAGTGCGGTTGCGAGCCTCAGGCTCGGCAGGAGGTCAAAAAGGGCTTTCTGACACCATTCGGCACCTGCAAACGGATTCATTTGCGAGACTGAAGATTGGAATCGGCCGTCCTCCCGAAGGATGGGAGGTTACCGATTATGTGCTTGGGAAATTTTCAAGCACCGAACGAGAAACGATGGAAGTTGCCACAACAGCGGCCGCGAAAGCGGCAATCTGCTGGGCGACCGAAGGCGTTGCGGCGGCGATGAACCGGCACAATGCAGGCGAAGAGAAGAAGCCGAA is part of the Rubripirellula reticaptiva genome and harbors:
- the pth gene encoding aminoacyl-tRNA hydrolase; this translates as MKLIVGLGNPGNKYDQTRHNIGFVAVEKIASLISASPSKTKFDGLLAEAVTSGKKVALLWPQTYMNASGQSVRRAVDFYKIDAEDVLVVCDDLNLASGKVRLRASGSAGGQKGLSDTIRHLQTDSFARLKIGIGRPPEGWEVTDYVLGKFSSTERETMEVATTAAAKAAICWATEGVAAAMNRHNAGEEKKPKKRPNQTKTAGQPKTPASDSETSDEST